Part of the Alphaproteobacteria bacterium genome, CCAATGATCGGTTCCATACCTGAATTCTCCACGTGCATTATGAAGTGTTTAGATGACGTTTTTTGCGGCCGGTGACAAGTCCGTCCATGTTGCCGGCGCTCATCCCGACGATGCGGTGAGGGCCCCGAAATCGACGACCGACGGTTCGTGGCCTTCCGCCGCAAGAAACCGCATCAGCCCCGCCGGCGCAACGGCAATGGTCATGTCGTTGCGCAACGGATGGGCATTGACCGGGTTCTGCGCCAGGACATCCTTGTCCAGTATAACGGAAACGGCGCCGTCCCGGTCATTGATTATGCCGAAGGGCGTCACCGAACCCGGCGCCACGCCAAGTTTTTCCATCAGCAGTTCGGGGCTCCCGAAAGACAGGTTGCCCCGGGCCGACAGCAGGCGGCGCAGCGCCTTCAGGTCAACCGGGCGGTCCTCCAGCACGGTGACCAGCCAGGTATTTTTCTTCTTGTCGCGCAGGAACAGGTTCTTCACATGGCCGCCGG contains:
- a CDS encoding prolyl-tRNA synthetase associated domain-containing protein; the encoded protein is MEHRVADTVPVTEAGLFARLEALGVAYTLHRHPPVFTVPEARALRGALPGGHVKNLFLRDKKKNTWLVTVLEDRPVDLKALRRLLSARGNLSFGSPELLMEKLGVAPGSVTPFGIINDRDGAVSVILDKDVLAQNPVNAHPLRNDMTIAVAPAGLMRFLAAEGHEPSVVDFGALTASSG